One region of Drosophila kikkawai strain 14028-0561.14 chromosome 2R, DkikHiC1v2, whole genome shotgun sequence genomic DNA includes:
- the LOC108082608 gene encoding uncharacterized protein: MEKLVTMMMTNKRESRFTVTDSMAKLALSRLDSICSAESNERTIIKILLSIEEKFRIYFESNQKELELQRIAAQTLWHLVQRYLLAVQVDTSCMCPKIYEIETEEAISTKYYMHYQVIVGSNKSQHVGIHALRPFVLAFRRACDNLDMEDETPFVMGDAFHKPIKFFIDFVDEIFNYFYSGHLQLECAARLLDPGNLKSLEYYQELLAPNEDFNEYFLHNLSYCKCLGQPLKCASFRDHFKKEKKDMFEASREKAKLSRCARRVEKMSKPKSEPPAVKRRISLFNSPRELSVRESLNSLYQRHVSLQHHRSLKFLLGNVMSVQHIH, encoded by the exons ATGGAGAAATTGGTCACCATGATGATGACCAACAAACGTGAGTCGCGCTTTACGGTAACCGATAGCATGGCCAAGTTGGCGTTGTCGCGATTGGATTCGATTTGCAGTGCGGAAAGCAACGAGAGGACAATCATCAAGATCCTGCTGTCAATTGAGGAAAAGTTTCGTATTTATTTCGAGTCCAATCagaaggagctggagctgcagAGGATTGCTGCCCAGACGTTGTGGCACTTGGTCCAGCGCTATCTGCTCGCCGTGCAAGTGGACACCAGTTGCATGTGCCCGAAGATCTACGAGATTGAGACGGAGGAGGCGATCAGTACCAAATATTATATGCACTACCAG GTAATTGTGGGCTCCAACAAAAGCCAGCATGTGGGCATCCATGCCCTGCGGCCCTTTGTCCTGGCCTTTCGCCGTGCCTGCGACAATCTGGACATGGAGGACGAGACGCCTTTTGTCATGGGCGATGCCTTCCATAAACcaattaaattctttatcGACTTTGTGGACGAGATCTTTAACTACTTCTACAGTGGACACTTGCAGCTGGAGTGTGCTGCCCGCCTGCTGGATCCCGGCAATCTGAAGAGCCTGGAGTATTATCAGGAGCTACTGGCCCCCAACGAGGACTTTAATGAGTACTTTCTGCACAATCTTAGCTACTGCAAGTGCCTGGGGCAGCCGCTCAAGTGCGCCTCCTTCCGGGATCATTTCAAAAAGGAGAAGAAGGACATGTTTGAGGCCAGTAGGGAGAAGGCCAAGCTGTCGCGTTGCGCTAGGCGCGTAGAAAAGATGTCAAAGCCAAAGTCCGAACCGCCAGCCGTGAAGCGTCGAATCTCGCTTTTCAACTCTCCAAGAGAGCTGAGCGTTCGGGAATCGCTCAACTCGCTGTATCAAAGGCACGTTTCGCTGCAGCATCATCGAAGCCTAAAATTCCTGTTGGGCAACGTTATGAGCGTTCAGCACATTCATTAA